The proteins below are encoded in one region of Arthrobacter sp. CJ23:
- a CDS encoding barstar family protein, which produces MKIYSADTWTIEELQEQVDDAGRITVLVPPAATKKAVLEVFGQVLDFPEYYGVNLDALNDSLHDFADSLSEDGEAPVTLIWQVPAAYRTDRSFGVVCEILQDAEKYSGRDLAVIAVFQN; this is translated from the coding sequence ATGAAGATCTATTCAGCAGACACCTGGACGATCGAGGAACTTCAGGAGCAGGTGGACGACGCCGGCCGCATCACGGTGCTGGTGCCTCCTGCCGCCACGAAGAAGGCAGTCCTGGAAGTCTTCGGCCAGGTCCTTGACTTTCCCGAATACTATGGCGTGAACCTGGACGCCCTCAACGACTCCCTGCATGACTTCGCCGACTCCCTCTCTGAAGACGGCGAAGCCCCGGTCACCCTGATCTGGCAAGTCCCGGCGGCCTACCGCACGGACCGTTCCTTCGGCGTGGTCTGCGAAATCCTCCAGGACGCCGAAAAGTATTCAGGCCGCGACCTGGCAGTCATCGCCGTCTTCCAAAACTAG
- a CDS encoding alpha-1,4-glucan--maltose-1-phosphate maltosyltransferase, which produces MIFVANVEAVTTTLRASSPSKTKTKTRITDGLRFGRFPITAVQPVIENGRFPAKALPGEDLVVGATVFREGHDQLGVTAVLLDPKGKERQRVRLTPAPGVRGMGTDRYEGVLTPTAPGAWSFVIEAWHDRYGSWHHNAEVKVGAGIDVELMLAEGAALLAGAADDAGRSAADKRTFQTASAALADTAKTVEERLGAGFGTDVAAAVGRFPIRELVTVSEKYPLLVERELAGRGSWYEFFPRSEGAVLDRATGEWTSGTFRTAAKRLDAVAGMGFDVIYLPPIHPIGVQHRKGRNNTLTPGPQDPGSPWAIGAKEGGHDAIHPDLGTFEDFDAFVARAAELGLEVALDLALQAAPDHPWVASNPEWFTTRVDGTIAYAENPPKKYQDIFPLNFDNDPEGLSKEILRIVFLWISHGVKIFRVDNPHTKPVWFWEWLIGKVNKKHPDVVFLAEAFTRPAMMHALGRAGFQQSYTYFTWRNTKAELEEYFTEVSHESPAYFRPNFFVNTPDILTEYLQYGGPAAFRIRAALAATASPLWGVYAGYELYEHVARPGAEEYIDNEKYEYKDRDWDGAAASGHTLAPYITRLNAIRKAHPALGDLQNLTLHHSTDDATIVYSKHKTLPDGSKDTLIIVVNVDPHSARESTVSLDLAALQLDPADTGANGRFWVDDLISGQSWEWGEYNYVRLDAHTEPAHVLSIRRQP; this is translated from the coding sequence GTGATTTTTGTCGCTAACGTCGAGGCTGTGACCACTACTTTGCGAGCCAGCTCACCATCGAAAACCAAGACGAAGACGCGCATCACTGACGGGCTCCGCTTCGGCAGGTTCCCCATCACTGCCGTGCAGCCGGTCATCGAGAATGGCCGCTTTCCCGCCAAGGCACTGCCGGGCGAGGACCTCGTGGTGGGAGCCACGGTGTTCCGCGAAGGCCACGACCAGCTGGGCGTCACCGCGGTCCTGCTCGATCCCAAGGGCAAGGAGCGCCAACGCGTCCGCCTCACCCCGGCACCGGGTGTGCGGGGCATGGGCACGGACCGTTATGAGGGCGTGCTGACCCCCACCGCCCCAGGCGCCTGGTCGTTCGTCATCGAGGCCTGGCATGACCGTTACGGTAGCTGGCACCACAACGCCGAGGTCAAGGTTGGGGCCGGGATCGACGTCGAGCTCATGCTCGCCGAGGGTGCCGCACTCCTTGCCGGAGCGGCCGACGACGCCGGACGCAGCGCGGCGGACAAACGCACCTTCCAGACCGCATCGGCAGCCCTCGCCGACACGGCGAAAACCGTCGAGGAGCGCCTGGGCGCCGGCTTCGGCACGGACGTGGCTGCCGCCGTCGGGCGTTTTCCGATCCGCGAGCTGGTGACCGTTTCCGAAAAGTATCCGCTGCTGGTTGAGCGCGAGCTCGCCGGCCGCGGCTCCTGGTATGAGTTCTTCCCCCGCTCCGAAGGTGCCGTCCTGGACCGTGCCACCGGCGAATGGACCTCGGGGACTTTCCGCACCGCGGCGAAGCGGCTCGACGCCGTGGCCGGCATGGGCTTCGATGTCATCTACCTGCCGCCGATCCACCCGATCGGCGTCCAGCACCGCAAGGGACGCAACAACACGCTCACCCCGGGCCCGCAGGACCCCGGCTCGCCGTGGGCCATCGGCGCCAAGGAAGGCGGACACGACGCCATCCACCCGGACCTTGGCACCTTTGAGGATTTCGATGCCTTCGTGGCGCGCGCCGCCGAACTAGGCCTTGAAGTTGCCCTGGACCTGGCCCTTCAGGCCGCACCGGACCACCCCTGGGTCGCGTCGAACCCCGAATGGTTCACCACCCGCGTGGACGGCACCATTGCGTATGCGGAAAACCCGCCCAAGAAGTACCAGGATATTTTCCCGCTGAACTTCGACAACGATCCTGAGGGCCTGTCCAAGGAGATCCTGCGGATCGTGTTCCTGTGGATCAGCCACGGCGTGAAGATCTTCCGTGTCGACAACCCGCACACCAAGCCCGTCTGGTTCTGGGAGTGGCTCATCGGCAAGGTCAACAAGAAGCACCCCGACGTGGTGTTCCTGGCGGAGGCGTTCACCCGCCCGGCCATGATGCACGCCCTGGGCCGGGCCGGCTTCCAGCAGTCCTACACCTACTTCACCTGGCGGAACACCAAGGCCGAGCTCGAGGAATACTTCACCGAGGTCAGCCACGAAAGCCCGGCCTACTTCCGGCCGAACTTCTTCGTCAACACCCCGGACATCCTTACCGAGTACCTGCAGTACGGCGGTCCCGCGGCTTTCCGCATCCGCGCTGCACTCGCAGCCACGGCCAGCCCGCTCTGGGGCGTCTACGCCGGCTACGAACTGTACGAGCACGTGGCCCGGCCCGGCGCCGAGGAATACATCGACAATGAGAAGTACGAGTACAAGGACCGCGACTGGGACGGCGCCGCCGCCTCCGGCCACACCCTGGCGCCGTACATCACCCGGCTCAACGCCATCCGCAAGGCGCACCCGGCACTGGGCGATCTGCAGAATCTCACCCTGCACCACAGCACCGATGACGCCACCATTGTCTACTCCAAGCACAAGACGCTGCCGGACGGCAGCAAGGACACCCTGATCATCGTCGTCAACGTGGACCCGCACAGCGCACGCGAGAGCACCGTCTCCCTGGATCTGGCGGCGCTGCAGCTGGATCCCGCCGATACCGGTGCAAACGGACGCTTCTGGGTGGATGATTTGATCAGCGGGCAGAGCTGGGAGTGGGGCGAGTACAACTACGTCCGGCTTGACGCCCACACCGAACCGGCGCACGTCCTCAGCATCCGGAGGCAACCTTAG
- a CDS encoding ribonuclease domain-containing protein — translation MKRISSRLLALAGLVIAVVVLVLAVVNGPALSGSVTSGSVPSSSGTTTAPSPAPSAPLGSALESSAPAPANTSGLAAVNASQLPQEARQTLALIAKGGPYPYERDGVNFGNFEGLLPKKSGGYYKEYTVKTPGESDRGARRIIAGKDGAKYYTPDHYESFKFIVEGK, via the coding sequence ATGAAGCGGATCAGCAGCAGGCTGCTGGCCCTGGCGGGACTTGTCATCGCCGTCGTGGTTCTCGTCCTGGCGGTCGTCAACGGACCCGCCCTGAGCGGCTCAGTCACCAGCGGTTCCGTCCCCAGCAGTTCAGGCACGACGACGGCGCCTTCGCCAGCGCCGTCAGCACCCTTGGGTTCCGCCCTGGAGAGCAGTGCGCCGGCTCCGGCGAACACCTCGGGCCTGGCGGCCGTCAATGCCTCGCAGCTGCCCCAAGAAGCCCGGCAGACGCTCGCACTGATCGCGAAGGGCGGCCCGTACCCGTATGAGCGGGACGGCGTGAACTTCGGGAACTTCGAAGGGCTGCTGCCGAAGAAGTCCGGTGGCTACTACAAGGAATACACGGTGAAGACCCCCGGTGAGTCGGACCGGGGCGCGCGCCGGATCATCGCAGGCAAGGACGGCGCCAAGTACTACACGCCGGACCACTACGAATCGTTCAAGTTCATCGTCGAAGGCAAGTAG
- the treS gene encoding maltose alpha-D-glucosyltransferase, translating to MSFTPQNPGQYFTPKNTFELSAPGLQHDPHWYRKAVFYEVLVRAFADANGDGSGDFHGLIDKLDYLQWLGVDCLWLPPFFHSPLRDGGYDIADYNTVLDEFGTISDFKRLVAEAHARGVRVIIDLPLNHTSDQHMWFQESRRDPTGPYGDFYVWSDTDERYQDARIIFVDTEESNWTFDPIRRQFFWHRFFSHQPDLNFENPKVVEALYDVIRFWLDQGIDGFRADAIPYLFEEEGTNCENLPATHTFLRDLRKMVDENYPGRVIIAEANQPPHEVVEYFGTEGEPECHMAFHFPIMPRLYYALRDQKAAPIIETLRETPDIPAGAQWGTFLRNHDELTLEMVTQDERAAMLGWYAPDPRMRANIGIRRRLAPLLDNSRAEIELINALLLSLPGSPFLYYGDEIGMGDNIWLDDRDAVRTPMQWNPDRNAGFSAADPGKLYLPVIQSLVYNYGMANVEAEAAHSGSLLRWTRQILSVRRNHPVFGLGGFRHVEADHEVVLAYVRELNEGNSEGEEAETILCAFNLSQHPVATTLDVPEYAGRGLRDVFGGQPFPPIGNDGRLTLTLGSHSFYWLRVRSVSSNPASPYTQAIPVVTSKG from the coding sequence GTGAGCTTCACCCCGCAGAACCCTGGCCAGTACTTCACCCCGAAGAACACCTTCGAGCTGAGCGCGCCCGGTCTCCAGCATGATCCACACTGGTACCGGAAAGCGGTCTTCTACGAAGTACTGGTCAGGGCGTTTGCGGACGCCAACGGAGACGGCTCCGGCGACTTCCATGGACTCATCGACAAGCTGGACTACCTGCAGTGGCTCGGCGTGGACTGCCTCTGGCTGCCGCCGTTCTTCCACTCCCCGCTGCGCGACGGCGGCTACGACATCGCGGACTACAACACGGTCCTCGATGAATTCGGCACCATCAGCGACTTCAAGCGGCTCGTTGCCGAGGCACACGCCAGGGGCGTCCGGGTCATCATCGACCTGCCCCTGAACCATACCTCGGACCAGCACATGTGGTTCCAGGAATCCCGCAGGGACCCCACGGGACCGTACGGGGACTTCTACGTCTGGAGCGATACGGACGAGAGGTACCAGGATGCGCGCATCATCTTCGTGGACACGGAAGAGTCCAACTGGACCTTCGACCCGATCCGCCGGCAGTTCTTCTGGCACCGCTTCTTCAGCCACCAGCCGGACCTGAACTTCGAGAACCCCAAGGTGGTGGAGGCGCTCTACGACGTGATCCGCTTCTGGCTGGACCAGGGGATCGACGGGTTCCGGGCGGACGCCATTCCGTACCTCTTCGAGGAAGAGGGCACCAACTGCGAGAACTTGCCCGCAACGCACACGTTCCTGCGCGATCTGCGCAAGATGGTGGACGAAAACTACCCAGGCCGCGTGATCATCGCCGAGGCGAACCAGCCTCCCCACGAGGTGGTGGAATACTTCGGCACCGAGGGGGAACCGGAATGCCACATGGCCTTCCACTTCCCCATCATGCCCCGGCTGTACTACGCACTGCGGGACCAGAAGGCCGCCCCCATCATCGAGACACTGCGCGAGACTCCTGACATTCCCGCGGGTGCGCAGTGGGGTACTTTCCTGCGCAACCACGATGAACTGACCCTGGAAATGGTCACGCAGGACGAACGGGCGGCCATGCTCGGCTGGTATGCCCCGGATCCGCGGATGCGGGCCAACATCGGCATCCGCCGCCGGCTGGCCCCGCTGCTGGACAACTCACGGGCAGAGATCGAACTCATCAACGCCCTGCTGCTCTCGCTGCCGGGCAGCCCGTTCCTGTACTACGGGGATGAAATCGGCATGGGCGACAACATCTGGCTGGACGACCGCGACGCCGTCCGGACCCCCATGCAGTGGAATCCTGACCGGAATGCCGGCTTCTCCGCCGCCGACCCGGGCAAGCTCTACCTCCCGGTGATCCAGTCGCTGGTCTACAACTACGGCATGGCGAACGTTGAGGCCGAAGCGGCGCACTCCGGATCCCTGCTCCGCTGGACCCGCCAGATTCTCAGCGTCCGCCGGAACCACCCGGTCTTCGGGCTGGGCGGCTTCCGCCACGTTGAGGCGGACCACGAAGTGGTGCTCGCCTACGTCCGCGAGCTCAACGAGGGGAACTCCGAAGGAGAAGAGGCGGAGACGATTCTGTGTGCCTTCAACCTCTCCCAGCACCCGGTGGCCACCACCCTGGATGTTCCGGAGTACGCGGGACGCGGGCTGCGCGATGTGTTCGGCGGCCAGCCGTTCCCGCCCATCGGCAACGACGGCAGGCTCACACTGACGCTGGGGAGCCACAGTTTCTACTGGCTCCGCGTGCGCTCGGTCTCTTCCAACCCCGCGTCCCCCTACACCCAGGCCATTCCCGTGGTGACGTCCAAAGGATGA
- the glgP gene encoding alpha-glucan family phosphorylase → MKAIRRFTVRTVLPESIRPLARLATNLRWSWHRPTRELFASLSPELWEEGHHDPIALLGSISREKLEELAADGAVVERIQSAAADLDRYLSEPRWYQGLGEDAPACIAYFSPEFGITEVLPQYSGGLGILAGDHLKAASDLGVPLIGVGLLYQAGYFKQSLSRDAWQQETYPVLDPDGLPLTLLRHESRNGVPGKPAQISLPLPNGRTLHAHIWRADVGRVPLLLLDSNVPANDDAARGITDRLYGGGGDHRLQQELLLGMGGVKALRVYQQLTGTPAPEVFHTNEGHAGFLGIERIQEAMSDPGEPLTWDEALAAGRASTVFTTHTPVPAGIDRFETVQIRHFFDAGLAPAVPAEKILDLGRENYDGGNPAVFNMAVMGLRLAQRANGVAKLHGVVSREMFAGLWPGFDHSEIPITSVTNGVHVPTWVDPRISALAREQFGAEAEALGRWDLAYNVSDEDVWGLRRQLRVSLVEDVRRRLRAAWKKRGAADAELGWTDTVLDPDVLTIGFARRVPTYKRLTLMLRDPKRLKALLLDPKHPIQLVIAGKSHPADDAGKKMIQDLVRFTDDPAVRHRIVFLPNYDIAMARTLFPGCDVWLNNPLRPLEACGTSGMKAAINGSLNLSVLDGWWDEMYDGENGWAIPTANNGASPEERDNIEAAALYELLETQVAPRFYGLTVSDGAGAAGPSQAPAAGVPTHWVSMIKHTLAHLGPAVSAERMLQDYVNTLYRPAAWSGRRAVADSFKEAKELAAWTSKVRAAWPQIVVEHVDSVGVSEEPQIGDTLHVNAYVALHGLTPDDVSVEVAYGRAEESDELDDVTVAELGALENLGNGRHLFSGSMVINRSGSFGYTVRVFPKHPALASKAELGLIVNA, encoded by the coding sequence GTGAAGGCAATTCGAAGGTTTACAGTCCGTACCGTCCTCCCCGAGTCGATCCGGCCCCTGGCACGGCTCGCGACCAACCTGCGCTGGTCATGGCACCGCCCCACCCGGGAGCTCTTCGCGAGCCTCAGCCCGGAGCTCTGGGAGGAAGGCCATCACGACCCCATCGCCCTGCTCGGCTCGATCAGCCGGGAAAAGCTGGAGGAACTGGCCGCCGACGGCGCAGTGGTGGAGCGCATCCAGTCCGCCGCGGCCGACCTGGACCGGTACCTCAGCGAGCCGCGCTGGTACCAGGGCCTGGGCGAGGACGCCCCGGCCTGCATCGCGTACTTCTCGCCCGAGTTCGGCATCACCGAGGTGCTCCCCCAGTACTCCGGCGGCCTCGGCATCCTGGCCGGCGACCACCTCAAAGCGGCCTCTGACCTGGGCGTGCCGCTGATCGGCGTCGGGCTGCTGTACCAGGCCGGCTACTTCAAGCAGTCCCTCTCCCGCGACGCCTGGCAGCAGGAAACGTACCCGGTCCTGGACCCGGACGGCCTGCCCCTGACCCTGCTGCGCCACGAGTCCAGGAACGGTGTCCCCGGCAAGCCGGCCCAGATTTCGCTCCCGCTGCCCAACGGCCGGACACTGCACGCACACATCTGGCGTGCCGACGTCGGGCGCGTCCCGCTGCTGCTGCTGGACTCCAACGTGCCGGCCAACGACGACGCCGCCCGCGGCATCACCGACCGCCTCTACGGCGGCGGCGGAGACCACCGCCTGCAGCAGGAGCTCCTGCTGGGCATGGGCGGGGTCAAGGCGCTGCGCGTCTACCAGCAGCTCACCGGCACCCCCGCACCCGAGGTCTTCCACACCAACGAGGGCCACGCCGGCTTCCTGGGCATCGAACGCATCCAGGAGGCCATGTCCGATCCCGGCGAACCGCTCACCTGGGACGAGGCCCTGGCCGCCGGCCGCGCCTCCACGGTGTTCACCACCCACACCCCGGTCCCGGCCGGCATCGACCGCTTCGAGACCGTACAGATCAGGCACTTCTTCGACGCCGGCCTGGCACCGGCCGTGCCCGCCGAGAAGATCCTGGACCTGGGACGCGAGAACTACGACGGCGGCAACCCCGCCGTGTTCAACATGGCCGTCATGGGGCTCCGCCTCGCCCAGCGCGCCAACGGCGTGGCCAAACTCCACGGCGTGGTCTCCCGGGAAATGTTCGCCGGCCTGTGGCCCGGATTCGACCACTCCGAAATCCCCATCACCTCCGTGACCAACGGCGTGCACGTGCCCACCTGGGTGGACCCGCGGATCTCCGCACTGGCCCGCGAACAGTTCGGCGCCGAAGCCGAAGCCCTGGGCCGCTGGGACCTTGCCTACAACGTCAGCGACGAGGACGTCTGGGGCCTGCGCCGGCAGCTCCGCGTGTCCTTGGTGGAGGACGTGCGCCGCCGCCTGCGGGCCGCGTGGAAGAAACGCGGCGCCGCCGACGCCGAACTGGGCTGGACCGACACCGTCCTGGACCCCGACGTGCTCACCATCGGCTTCGCCCGCCGCGTGCCCACCTACAAGCGCCTCACCCTGATGCTGCGGGACCCCAAACGCCTCAAGGCCCTGCTCCTGGACCCCAAGCACCCCATCCAGCTCGTCATCGCCGGCAAATCCCACCCCGCCGACGACGCCGGCAAGAAAATGATCCAGGACCTGGTCCGCTTCACCGACGACCCCGCCGTCCGGCACCGGATCGTGTTCCTGCCCAACTACGACATCGCCATGGCACGGACCCTGTTCCCCGGCTGCGACGTGTGGCTGAACAACCCGCTCCGCCCGCTGGAGGCCTGCGGCACCTCCGGCATGAAGGCCGCCATCAACGGCTCCCTCAACCTCTCCGTGCTGGACGGCTGGTGGGACGAAATGTACGACGGCGAAAACGGCTGGGCGATCCCGACCGCCAACAACGGCGCCTCCCCCGAGGAACGGGACAACATCGAGGCCGCCGCCCTCTACGAACTCCTCGAAACCCAGGTCGCCCCGCGCTTCTACGGCCTCACGGTCTCCGACGGCGCCGGCGCGGCCGGCCCCTCCCAGGCACCGGCAGCCGGCGTGCCCACGCACTGGGTCTCCATGATCAAGCACACCCTCGCACACCTGGGCCCGGCCGTCTCCGCCGAACGCATGCTGCAGGACTACGTGAACACCCTGTACCGCCCGGCCGCCTGGTCCGGACGCCGCGCCGTGGCGGATTCCTTCAAGGAAGCCAAGGAACTCGCCGCCTGGACCTCCAAGGTCCGCGCCGCCTGGCCGCAGATCGTGGTGGAACACGTCGACTCCGTGGGCGTCTCCGAGGAACCCCAGATCGGCGACACCCTGCACGTCAACGCCTACGTGGCCCTGCACGGCCTCACCCCGGACGATGTGTCCGTGGAAGTCGCCTACGGCCGCGCCGAGGAATCCGACGAACTCGACGACGTCACCGTCGCCGAGCTCGGCGCCCTGGAAAACCTCGGCAACGGCCGCCACCTGTTCAGCGGCTCCATGGTGATCAACCGCTCCGGCTCCTTCGGCTACACCGTCCGGGTCTTCCCGAAACACCCGGCCCTGGCATCCAAGGCCGAACTCGGGCTGATCGTCAACGCCTAA